One region of Trinickia violacea genomic DNA includes:
- the hrpA gene encoding ATP-dependent RNA helicase HrpA, which produces MSNVPKKPAAPNTNPTRDAAHGKHQKNGGASGPQSAREKPNPQRAKQPGDARAAARPARRVEPNPVPPIEFPEALPVSARREEIARAISEHQVVIVSGETGSGKTTQLPKICLALGRGLGAGGTGLIGHTQPRRIAASATGRRIAEELGTPFGEVVGYKVRFTDNLAPGASVKLMTDGILLAETQTDPLLRAYDTLIIDEAHERSLNIDFLLGYLKEILPRRPDLKLIVTSATIDADRFARHFGTEAKPAPVIEVSGRLYPVEVRYRAIQEDSPAVKAAEGTSGRDRQKSAREADRDLMDAIVDAVDELCREGSGDVLVFLPGEREIRDAAEALRKHHPPHTEILPLFARLSAAEQERVFKASNARRIVLATNVAETSLTVPGIRYVVDTGLARVKRYSYRNKVEQLQVEPISQAAANQRAGRCGRVADGVCIRLYEETDFQTRTRFTDPEILRSSLASVILRMKSLHLTAIETFPFIEPPPGRAIADGYQLLNELGAVDDDNELTPLGRELARLPLDPRVGRMILAARDQGSLAEVLIIASALSVQDPRDRPIEAQEQADQAHKRFADDRSEFLQWLKIWKWFEEAVAHKKSNRQLTDACRANFLSHLRLREWRDVHSQLLTVVREHGWRLSEAEATFEQIHLALLTGLLGNLGLKADDEPHYLGARGIKFFLWPGSSLVKKAGRWVMASELVETSRLYARCLAKIEPEWIEKVGAHLLKKSLSEPHWEKRAAQVTAYERAVLYGLPVYHRRRVAFGKEDPRRARELFIRGALVEGEFDTKLAFFAHNRKLLADIEQLEHKSRRQDVLVDDELIFAFYDQALPQGIYTGAAFERWYRDEVKKSGQPEDKPRLLYLSRDDLMRHEAAGVTTDLFPKRMTMAGVEMGLTYHFEPGSPRDGVTLAVPLFALNQVDARRAEWLVPGMVKEKTQLLLKSLPQKLRRHCVPLPEYAAGFVDRAGGERFGVGGLVEALIVDVRETTQVAMKQSDFKLETLPAHLFMNFKVIDEHGRQLAMGRNLAQLRAELGGEAQRHFQKLAAGVTLGGGAAPSAGRGEGSRGVDRGGQHETAGKPAAQTPASAGGSRAAHGATQEAAPATALYDNLTTWNFGKLPELLEIRRGGQTLFGYPALVDRTTHCDVEVFDSPEEAARIHRAGLRRLFALQLREPIKYLEKNLPGLREMAMQFMPLGTQEELRDQLIDTALDRACLQDPLPDDDASFHARRDEGKSRLNLLAQEIARLVGQILADYAAAAKKLVQAKPFAAAYTDLQSQLNALIGKRFVLDTPYAQLAHFPRYLKGIALRVDKLKADPARDTRQAAELLPLVQHYQRALSQRGGVPDPRLAEFRWLLEELRISLFAQELRTPMPVSIKRLHKVWESMQR; this is translated from the coding sequence ATGTCGAATGTACCCAAAAAGCCTGCCGCGCCGAACACGAATCCGACGCGTGACGCGGCGCACGGCAAGCACCAGAAAAACGGTGGTGCGAGCGGCCCGCAGAGCGCGCGCGAAAAACCGAATCCGCAGCGTGCGAAGCAGCCGGGCGATGCAAGAGCGGCGGCCCGTCCGGCGCGCCGCGTCGAGCCCAATCCCGTTCCACCGATCGAATTTCCCGAAGCGCTGCCGGTGTCCGCCCGGCGCGAGGAAATTGCGCGCGCGATCTCCGAGCATCAGGTCGTGATCGTCTCCGGCGAGACGGGCTCGGGCAAGACCACCCAGCTGCCGAAAATCTGCCTCGCGCTCGGGCGCGGGCTCGGCGCGGGCGGCACGGGCTTGATCGGCCACACGCAGCCGCGCCGGATCGCGGCATCGGCCACCGGCCGCCGCATCGCCGAGGAACTCGGTACGCCGTTCGGCGAAGTGGTCGGCTACAAGGTGCGCTTCACCGACAACCTCGCCCCGGGTGCCTCCGTCAAGCTGATGACCGACGGCATCCTGCTCGCCGAAACGCAGACCGATCCGCTGTTGCGCGCGTATGACACGCTCATCATCGACGAAGCGCACGAGCGCAGCCTGAACATCGATTTTCTGCTCGGGTATCTGAAGGAGATCTTGCCGAGGCGGCCCGATCTGAAGCTGATCGTGACGTCGGCGACCATCGACGCCGATCGCTTCGCGCGCCATTTCGGCACCGAAGCGAAACCCGCACCCGTGATCGAGGTCAGCGGACGGCTCTATCCGGTCGAGGTGCGCTACCGCGCGATTCAAGAAGACAGCCCGGCGGTGAAGGCGGCCGAAGGCACGTCCGGCCGCGACCGCCAGAAAAGCGCGCGCGAAGCGGACCGCGACCTGATGGATGCCATCGTCGACGCGGTCGACGAGCTGTGCCGCGAAGGCTCGGGCGACGTGCTCGTGTTCCTGCCGGGCGAGCGCGAGATCCGCGACGCCGCCGAAGCCCTGCGCAAGCACCATCCGCCGCACACCGAGATCCTGCCGCTGTTCGCGCGCTTGTCCGCGGCGGAGCAGGAGCGCGTGTTCAAGGCGTCGAACGCGCGGCGCATCGTGCTCGCGACCAACGTCGCCGAAACGTCGCTCACTGTGCCGGGCATCCGCTATGTCGTCGATACGGGGCTCGCACGCGTGAAGCGCTACTCGTATCGGAACAAAGTCGAGCAGCTGCAGGTCGAGCCGATCTCGCAGGCGGCGGCGAACCAGCGGGCAGGGCGCTGCGGCCGGGTGGCCGATGGCGTCTGCATTCGTCTGTATGAAGAGACCGATTTCCAGACGCGCACGCGCTTCACCGATCCGGAGATTCTGCGTTCGTCGCTCGCATCGGTGATTCTTCGCATGAAATCGCTGCATTTGACAGCGATCGAAACGTTTCCATTCATCGAGCCGCCGCCGGGCCGCGCGATCGCCGACGGCTACCAGCTGCTGAACGAACTCGGCGCCGTCGACGACGATAACGAACTGACGCCGCTCGGCCGCGAGCTCGCACGCCTGCCGCTCGATCCGCGCGTGGGCCGGATGATTCTCGCGGCGCGCGATCAGGGCTCGCTCGCCGAGGTGCTGATCATCGCGAGCGCGTTGTCGGTGCAAGATCCACGCGACCGTCCGATCGAAGCGCAGGAACAGGCCGACCAGGCGCACAAGCGCTTCGCCGACGACCGCTCCGAATTTCTGCAGTGGCTCAAGATCTGGAAGTGGTTCGAGGAAGCGGTCGCGCACAAGAAGTCGAATCGGCAACTGACCGACGCGTGCCGCGCGAACTTCCTGTCGCATCTGCGCTTGCGCGAATGGCGCGACGTGCATTCGCAATTGCTGACGGTCGTGCGCGAACACGGCTGGCGTCTCTCGGAGGCGGAAGCCACCTTCGAGCAGATCCATTTGGCGCTCTTGACCGGCCTGCTCGGCAACCTCGGCCTCAAAGCCGACGACGAGCCGCACTATCTCGGCGCGCGCGGTATCAAGTTCTTCCTGTGGCCAGGATCGTCGCTCGTGAAGAAGGCGGGGCGCTGGGTGATGGCGTCCGAGCTGGTCGAAACGAGCCGCCTGTACGCGCGCTGTCTCGCCAAGATCGAGCCCGAGTGGATCGAGAAGGTCGGCGCGCATCTGCTCAAGAAATCGCTTTCCGAGCCGCATTGGGAAAAGCGCGCGGCTCAGGTGACCGCCTACGAGCGCGCGGTGCTGTACGGGCTGCCGGTCTATCACCGGCGGCGCGTCGCGTTCGGCAAGGAGGACCCGCGGCGCGCGCGCGAGCTGTTCATTCGCGGCGCGCTTGTCGAAGGCGAGTTCGACACGAAGCTCGCGTTCTTCGCGCACAACCGCAAGCTGCTCGCCGACATCGAGCAGCTCGAGCACAAGTCGCGCCGCCAGGACGTGCTCGTCGACGACGAATTGATCTTCGCGTTCTACGACCAGGCGTTGCCGCAGGGCATCTATACCGGCGCGGCGTTCGAGCGCTGGTATCGCGACGAAGTGAAAAAGAGCGGCCAGCCCGAGGACAAGCCGCGCCTCCTGTATTTGTCGCGCGACGATCTGATGCGCCACGAAGCGGCCGGCGTCACGACCGACTTGTTCCCGAAGCGCATGACGATGGCCGGCGTCGAAATGGGGCTGACGTACCACTTCGAGCCGGGCTCGCCGCGCGACGGCGTGACGCTCGCAGTGCCGCTCTTCGCGCTGAACCAGGTCGACGCGCGCCGCGCCGAATGGCTCGTGCCGGGCATGGTCAAGGAAAAGACGCAGTTGCTGCTGAAGTCGCTGCCGCAGAAGCTGCGCCGCCATTGCGTGCCGCTGCCCGAGTACGCGGCCGGTTTTGTCGACCGCGCGGGCGGCGAGCGCTTTGGCGTGGGCGGCCTGGTCGAAGCGCTGATCGTCGACGTCCGCGAGACCACGCAAGTCGCGATGAAGCAGTCCGACTTCAAGCTCGAGACCCTGCCCGCGCACTTGTTCATGAACTTCAAGGTCATCGACGAGCATGGCCGGCAGCTCGCGATGGGGCGCAATCTCGCGCAACTGCGCGCGGAATTGGGCGGCGAAGCGCAGCGGCATTTCCAGAAGCTTGCAGCGGGGGTGACGCTGGGCGGTGGCGCCGCGCCGAGCGCCGGCCGTGGAGAAGGGTCGCGCGGCGTGGACCGGGGCGGCCAACACGAGACCGCCGGAAAGCCTGCGGCGCAAACGCCTGCGTCGGCAGGCGGCTCGCGTGCCGCGCACGGAGCCACGCAAGAGGCAGCACCCGCTACTGCGCTCTACGACAACCTGACCACCTGGAATTTCGGCAAGCTCCCCGAGCTGCTCGAAATCCGCCGCGGTGGACAGACGCTCTTCGGCTACCCCGCGCTCGTCGACCGCACGACGCACTGCGACGTCGAAGTGTTCGATTCGCCGGAGGAGGCGGCGCGGATTCACCGCGCGGGCCTGCGGCGTTTGTTCGCGCTGCAGTTGCGCGAGCCGATCAAGTACCTGGAGAAGAACCTGCCGGGCCTGCGCGAGATGGCGATGCAGTTCATGCCGCTCGGCACGCAGGAGGAATTGCGCGATCAGCTGATCGACACCGCGCTCGACCGCGCCTGCCTGCAAGACCCGCTTCCCGACGACGACGCGAGCTTCCACGCGCGCCGCGACGAAGGCAAGAGCCGCCTGAACCTGCTCGCGCAGGAGATCGCGCGGCTCGTCGGGCAGATCCTCGCGGACTATGCGGCGGCGGCGAAAAAGCTCGTGCAGGCGAAGCCGTTCGCGGCCGCCTACACGGACCTTCAGAGCCAGTTGAACGCCCTGATCGGCAAGCGCTTCGTGCTCGATACGCCCTATGCGCAGCTCGCGCATTTCCCGCGCTATTTGAAGGGCATCGCGCTGCGCGTCGACAAGCTCAAGGCCGATCCCGCGCGCGACACGCGTCAAGCGGCCGAGCTGCTGCCGCTCGTGCAGCACTACCAGCGCGCTTTGTCGCAGCGCGGCGGGGTGCCCGACCCGCGCCTCGCGGAATTCCGCTGGCTCCTCGAAGAACTGCGAATTTCGCTCTTCGCACAGGAGCTGCGCACGCCCATGCCGGTATCGATCAAACGCCTCCACAAGGTGTGGGAGTCGATGCAGCGGTAA
- a CDS encoding beta-propeller fold lactonase family protein: MRKFFLAGLNGTAGAFAAGVALAAAAGVYSTAVHANNVIVLNSGEATLSLIDQTTHKVVATVPTGKEPHHLMATPDNASLIVANSVSNNLMFVDPKTGKTQRWLENIEDPYQLGFSPDHKWFVTTGLRLDRLDIYRYDGHDPVLVKRLPLEVMPSHMAFSSDSKTVFVTLQVSGELAAVDLPTQTVKWKTKVGKVPAGLWMTPGDKYLLVGMTGADYVAVVDWRNQKVVKTIQTGNGAHNFRSLDDGRHVAVSNRVASTISIIDEETLTNVGDITGLLPGPDDMELTADKKYLWVTFRFAKKVGIIDLASRKLIETIPVGRSPHGIYFFDRAPVTAANGA, from the coding sequence ATGCGCAAATTTTTCCTCGCCGGCTTGAACGGCACCGCCGGCGCTTTCGCGGCGGGTGTGGCACTGGCGGCAGCGGCGGGCGTGTATTCCACCGCCGTGCACGCGAACAACGTCATCGTGCTCAATTCCGGCGAAGCCACGCTGTCGCTGATCGATCAGACGACCCACAAAGTGGTCGCCACCGTGCCGACCGGCAAGGAACCGCATCACCTGATGGCGACACCCGACAATGCGTCGCTGATCGTCGCCAACTCCGTTTCGAACAACCTGATGTTCGTCGACCCGAAAACGGGCAAGACGCAACGCTGGCTCGAAAACATCGAAGATCCCTACCAGCTCGGTTTCTCGCCGGACCATAAATGGTTCGTGACCACGGGCCTGCGTCTCGATCGTCTCGACATCTACCGCTACGACGGCCACGATCCGGTGCTCGTCAAGCGCCTGCCGCTCGAAGTGATGCCGAGCCACATGGCGTTTTCGAGCGACAGCAAGACGGTGTTCGTCACGCTGCAGGTGTCGGGCGAACTCGCTGCCGTCGATCTGCCGACGCAAACGGTCAAATGGAAGACGAAGGTGGGCAAGGTGCCGGCCGGCTTGTGGATGACGCCGGGCGACAAATACCTGCTCGTCGGCATGACGGGCGCCGACTACGTGGCGGTGGTCGACTGGCGCAATCAAAAGGTCGTGAAGACGATTCAGACCGGCAACGGCGCGCACAACTTCCGCTCGCTCGACGACGGCCGGCACGTCGCGGTCAGCAATCGTGTCGCGAGCACGATCAGCATCATCGACGAAGAGACGCTCACTAACGTGGGCGACATCACCGGCCTCTTGCCCGGCCCCGACGACATGGAGCTGACCGCCGACAAGAAGTATCTGTGGGTGACGTTCCGCTTCGCGAAGAAGGTCGGCATCATCGATCTCGCGTCGCGCAAGCTGATCGAGACCATTCCGGTCGGGCGCTCGCCGCACGGGATCTACTTCTTCGACCGCGCGCCGGTAACGGCCGCGAATGGCGCCTAA
- a CDS encoding sterol desaturase family protein — protein MFHLIVSSLDSFVSAVQTLLYVDVVQPLLFKFNWMDYDEDTYDQLYWVIVGVLTIVATYAVLRPLEALMPVEKWKDRKAVRVDVLYTFIMKLGFFNLFFFFAFRPIFDNFQAWLRFKNISNIDLDNLWPGVTSQPWVTFVIYLVVLDFAGYWYHRWEHRFGVWWELHAVHHSQRQMSLWCDDRNHMLDNVIQAAFFAAIALAIGVPPAQFVVLTALTNFAQSIQHANAKLNYGWLLERLIVSPTFHRRHHAVGYGHEGTKYGCNFGVLFPWWDMLFKTASWNRAVEPTGIRQQYEGESYGEGFWSQHWLAFVRIARRLSPKKGASAA, from the coding sequence ATGTTCCATCTGATCGTCTCGTCTCTCGACAGCTTCGTCTCGGCGGTGCAGACGCTGCTCTACGTCGACGTCGTCCAGCCGCTGCTCTTCAAGTTCAACTGGATGGACTATGACGAGGACACCTACGACCAGCTCTACTGGGTGATCGTCGGCGTGCTCACGATCGTGGCGACGTACGCGGTGCTGCGGCCGCTCGAAGCGCTCATGCCGGTGGAGAAGTGGAAGGATCGCAAAGCCGTGCGCGTCGACGTGCTGTACACGTTCATCATGAAGCTCGGGTTTTTCAACCTGTTCTTCTTCTTCGCGTTCCGGCCGATTTTCGACAACTTCCAAGCGTGGCTGCGCTTCAAGAACATCTCGAACATCGACCTCGACAACCTGTGGCCCGGCGTCACCTCGCAGCCATGGGTCACGTTCGTGATCTATCTGGTCGTGCTCGATTTCGCGGGCTATTGGTACCACCGCTGGGAGCATCGTTTCGGCGTCTGGTGGGAGCTGCACGCGGTGCATCACAGCCAGCGGCAGATGTCGCTCTGGTGCGACGATCGCAACCATATGCTCGACAACGTGATTCAGGCGGCATTCTTCGCTGCGATCGCGCTCGCGATCGGCGTGCCGCCGGCGCAGTTCGTCGTGCTCACGGCGCTCACCAACTTCGCGCAGAGCATTCAGCACGCCAACGCGAAGCTCAACTACGGGTGGCTGCTCGAGCGGCTGATTGTGAGCCCGACGTTCCATCGCCGGCATCACGCGGTCGGCTACGGGCACGAAGGCACGAAGTACGGGTGCAACTTCGGCGTGCTGTTCCCGTGGTGGGACATGCTGTTCAAGACCGCGTCGTGGAATCGCGCGGTCGAGCCGACCGGGATTCGCCAGCAGTACGAGGGCGAGTCGTACGGCGAAGGATTCTGGTCGCAGCACTGGCTCGCGTTCGTGCGCATCGCGCGGCGTTTGTCGCCGAAGAAGGGCGCGTCCGCGGCTTAA
- a CDS encoding EI24 domain-containing protein encodes MNDLLRSFGRALASVLHPRMLFLTFVPFAVAAVVWGVVLWFSWQTLVDSTHAWLDGWTLTNTLYKVFDWVGFSALHTVIAPFLVIAAAIPLIVVSVLLLIAMLSMPAVIRYLSLRQFAGLEQRRGGGWFGSLVHALVTTLVCLVLLVITLPLWLIPPFFALIPPLLWGWLTYRVMTYDALALHASREERRELVRRHRLPLLMIGIASGLLSSLPTLLWASSVWLIVLFPVVTAATIWIYSFILVFSALWFGYYCLRALQRLRAEQADVHGERLA; translated from the coding sequence ATGAATGATTTGCTGCGCTCGTTCGGCCGGGCGCTCGCGAGTGTGCTGCACCCGCGCATGCTCTTCCTGACCTTCGTGCCGTTTGCCGTGGCCGCGGTCGTCTGGGGCGTCGTTCTGTGGTTTTCGTGGCAGACGCTCGTCGATTCGACCCACGCTTGGCTCGACGGCTGGACGCTGACGAACACGCTCTACAAAGTTTTCGATTGGGTCGGCTTCTCCGCGCTTCACACCGTGATCGCGCCGTTCCTCGTGATCGCGGCGGCGATTCCGCTGATCGTCGTGAGCGTGCTGCTGCTGATCGCGATGCTGTCGATGCCCGCCGTGATCCGCTACTTGTCGTTGCGGCAGTTCGCGGGTCTCGAGCAGCGCCGCGGCGGAGGCTGGTTCGGCAGCCTCGTGCACGCGCTCGTGACGACGCTGGTGTGTCTCGTGCTGCTCGTGATCACGCTGCCGCTGTGGCTGATTCCGCCGTTCTTCGCGTTGATCCCGCCGCTCCTGTGGGGCTGGCTCACTTACCGCGTGATGACCTACGACGCGCTCGCGCTGCACGCGAGCCGCGAAGAGCGGCGCGAGCTCGTGCGGCGCCACCGTCTGCCGCTCTTGATGATCGGCATCGCGAGCGGCCTGCTCAGCTCGCTGCCGACACTCTTGTGGGCGTCGTCGGTATGGCTCATCGTGCTGTTTCCGGTCGTCACCGCGGCGACGATCTGGATCTACTCGTTCATTCTGGTGTTTTCGGCGTTATGGTTCGGCTATTACTGCTTGCGCGCGCTGCAGCGGTTGCGGGCCGAGCAGGCCGACGTTCACGGCGAGCGCCTGGCTTGA
- a CDS encoding competence/damage-inducible protein A translates to MAFGVIIIGDEILSGRRTDKHLQKVIELLTARGLSLAWAEYIGDEPERITATLRRSFASGDIVFSTGGIGATPDDHTRQCAAAALDVPLELHPEAAELIRERIRDMHPAGSPHPVDLNLPENQHRLNMGVFPRGASIIPNGYNKIPGFSVGDHHFMPGFPVMAWPMIEWVLDTKYADLHHQTPHAERSLFVFELPESTLTPLMEKIEADFPGVRVFSLPSVGDAERGGVFARRHIDLGVKGEPEAVAAAFVKLREGVHLLGGDIVEADTLQGKPA, encoded by the coding sequence ATGGCATTTGGCGTCATCATCATCGGCGATGAAATCCTGTCGGGCAGACGCACCGACAAGCATCTGCAGAAAGTCATCGAGCTTCTGACGGCGCGCGGTCTGTCGCTTGCGTGGGCCGAATACATCGGCGACGAACCCGAGCGCATCACGGCGACGCTGCGCCGTTCGTTCGCGTCGGGCGATATCGTGTTCTCGACGGGCGGCATCGGCGCTACGCCCGACGACCACACGCGCCAATGCGCGGCCGCCGCGCTCGACGTGCCGCTCGAGCTGCATCCCGAGGCCGCCGAGCTGATCCGCGAACGGATTCGCGACATGCACCCGGCGGGCTCGCCGCACCCGGTCGACCTGAATTTGCCGGAGAACCAGCATCGCCTGAACATGGGTGTCTTTCCGCGCGGCGCGTCGATCATCCCGAACGGCTACAACAAGATTCCCGGCTTTTCAGTCGGCGACCATCACTTCATGCCGGGTTTCCCGGTGATGGCGTGGCCGATGATCGAATGGGTGCTGGATACCAAGTACGCGGACCTGCATCACCAGACGCCGCACGCGGAGCGTTCGCTATTCGTGTTCGAGCTGCCGGAATCGACGCTCACGCCGCTCATGGAAAAGATCGAAGCCGACTTTCCGGGCGTGCGCGTGTTCAGCTTGCCGAGCGTCGGCGATGCGGAGAGGGGCGGGGTGTTTGCGCGCCGCCATATCGATCTCGGCGTAAAGGGCGAGCCCGAGGCGGTGGCGGCGGCGTTTGTGAAGCTGCGCGAGGGCGTGCACCTGCTCGGCGGGGACATCGTCGAGGCGGACACGCTGCAAGGCAAGCCGGCCTGA
- a CDS encoding rhodanese-like domain-containing protein has product MSTLEQLYAQAHKRRAEHQLTYAGAISPAEAFELLQLDSRVRLVDVRTRAELDWVGRPVVGDGQYAHIEWTRYPGGVPNPEFIDQLRQVASPGTPVLFLCRSAARSKLAAVAAAQAGFTEAYDLLEGFEGGKDGQGHRKTVEGWCYRGLPWIGA; this is encoded by the coding sequence ATGAGTACGCTCGAACAACTCTATGCGCAAGCCCATAAGCGCCGCGCCGAGCATCAATTGACGTACGCAGGCGCCATCTCGCCGGCCGAGGCATTCGAGCTGCTGCAACTCGATTCGCGCGTGCGCCTCGTCGACGTGCGCACGCGCGCCGAACTCGATTGGGTCGGCCGCCCGGTCGTCGGCGATGGCCAGTATGCTCATATCGAATGGACCCGCTATCCCGGCGGCGTGCCGAATCCCGAATTCATCGATCAGCTGCGCCAGGTCGCCTCGCCCGGCACGCCCGTGCTGTTCCTCTGCCGCAGCGCCGCACGCTCCAAGCTCGCCGCGGTGGCTGCCGCACAAGCGGGCTTCACGGAAGCGTACGACCTGCTCGAAGGCTTCGAAGGCGGCAAGGACGGCCAAGGGCATCGAAAAACGGTCGAAGGATGGTGCTATCGCGGGCTGCCGTGGATCGGCGCGTGA
- the glnA gene encoding type I glutamate--ammonia ligase has translation MSKSVADVMQLVKDEDVKFVDFRFTDTRGKEQHVSVPLSAFDEDKFESGHAFDGSSIAGWKGIEASDMLLVPDPNTAFIDPFYEESTLVLTCDVIEPADGKGYERDPRSLAKRAEAYLKSTGLGDTAFFGPEPEFFIFDSVQWNTDQSGCFVKIGSEEAPWSSGKEFEGGNTGHRPGTKGGYFPVAPVDSFQDIRSEMCLLLEQIGIPVEVHHHEVAGQGQNEIGTKFSTLVQRADWTQQLKYIVHNVAHTYGKTATFMPKPVVGDNGSGMHVHQSIWKDGQNLFAGNGYAGLSEFALFYIGGIIKHARALNAITNPGTNSYKRLVPHFEAPVKLAYSARNRSASIRIPHVSNPKGRRIETRFPDPLANPYLCFSALMMAGLDGVQNKIHPGEAADKNLYDLPPEEDAKIPTVCAGLDQALDALDKDREFLTRGGVFTDTMIDAYLELKESELQRVRMTTHPVEFELYYSL, from the coding sequence ATGAGTAAATCCGTGGCCGACGTCATGCAACTCGTCAAGGACGAGGACGTCAAGTTTGTCGACTTCCGCTTCACCGATACGCGCGGCAAAGAGCAACACGTTTCGGTGCCGCTGTCGGCGTTCGACGAAGACAAGTTCGAGAGCGGCCATGCGTTTGACGGTTCGTCGATTGCCGGCTGGAAGGGCATCGAAGCGTCGGACATGTTGCTCGTTCCGGACCCGAACACGGCGTTCATCGACCCGTTCTATGAAGAGTCGACGCTCGTTCTGACCTGCGACGTGATCGAGCCGGCGGACGGCAAGGGTTACGAGCGCGACCCGCGCTCGCTCGCGAAGCGCGCCGAAGCGTACCTGAAGAGCACGGGCCTCGGCGACACCGCCTTCTTCGGTCCGGAACCCGAATTCTTCATTTTCGACTCGGTCCAGTGGAACACGGACCAGTCGGGCTGCTTCGTCAAGATCGGTTCGGAAGAAGCGCCGTGGTCGTCGGGCAAGGAATTCGAAGGCGGCAACACGGGTCACCGTCCGGGCACGAAGGGCGGCTACTTCCCGGTCGCGCCGGTCGATTCGTTCCAGGACATCCGCTCGGAAATGTGTCTGCTGCTCGAGCAGATCGGCATTCCGGTCGAAGTGCACCACCACGAAGTGGCGGGCCAGGGCCAGAACGAAATCGGCACGAAGTTCTCGACGCTCGTGCAGCGCGCCGACTGGACGCAGCAACTGAAGTACATCGTCCATAACGTCGCGCACACCTACGGCAAGACGGCGACGTTCATGCCGAAGCCTGTCGTCGGCGACAACGGTTCGGGCATGCACGTTCACCAGTCGATCTGGAAGGACGGCCAGAATCTGTTCGCGGGCAACGGCTATGCCGGCCTGTCGGAATTCGCGCTGTTCTACATCGGCGGCATCATCAAGCACGCTCGCGCGCTGAACGCGATCACGAACCCGGGCACGAACTCGTACAAGCGTCTTGTGCCGCACTTCGAAGCACCGGTGAAGCTTGCTTACTCGGCACGCAACCGTTCGGCGTCGATCCGTATTCCGCACGTCTCGAACCCGAAGGGTCGCCGTATCGAAACGCGTTTCCCGGATCCGCTGGCCAACCCGTACCTGTGTTTCTCGGCGCTGATGATGGCGGGTCTCGACGGCGTGCAGAACAAGATCCACCCGGGCGAAGCCGCCGACAAGAACCTGTACGACCTGCCGCCGGAAGAGGATGCAAAGATCCCGACCGTCTGCGCGGGCCTCGACCAAGCTCTGGACGCGCTCGACAAGGATCGCGAGTTCCTGACGCGCGGTGGCGTGTTCACGGACACGATGATCGACGCGTATCTGGAACTGAAGGAAAGCGAACTGCAACGCGTGCGCATGACCACGCACCCGGTCGAGTTCGAACTGTACTACTCGCTGTAA
- the glnL gene encoding nitrogen regulation protein NR(II) produces MVLKNLIKAKKGQAESLSDDVPLVNSGLLPGLEALPTVVLVLDKRTLRVAFANPSAESMLDLSRKQLAQMQWSDIFTNAEELVTTIGAIAEHRFHATHLDAVLERPGREPLHVHVIVGFLEVAQDYVLLELFENERHLKSDREERIHDLTAVNKQLIRNLAHEIKNPLGGIRGAAQLLEFELGARERNDLREYTQVIVKESDRLQTLVDRLLEPHRHPHVVGDVNIHEVCERVRAVILAEFPRGLTIERDYDVSLPDFRGDKEQLIQALLNIVRNAAQALRERISQGDARIELRTRIARKITIAKRLCKLALDLHVIDNGPGIPEDIRDRIFYPLVSGREDGSGLGLTLAQTFVQQHDGLIEVESRPGHTEFQILLPLDT; encoded by the coding sequence ATGGTCCTCAAGAACTTGATCAAAGCGAAGAAAGGGCAGGCCGAATCGCTGTCCGACGACGTGCCGCTCGTCAATTCCGGGCTGCTGCCGGGCCTCGAGGCGTTGCCGACCGTCGTGCTCGTGCTCGACAAGCGCACGCTGCGCGTGGCGTTCGCGAACCCGTCGGCCGAGTCGATGCTCGATTTGTCGCGCAAGCAGTTGGCGCAAATGCAGTGGTCCGATATCTTCACGAACGCGGAAGAGCTCGTCACGACGATCGGTGCCATTGCCGAACACCGTTTCCATGCCACGCATCTCGATGCCGTGCTCGAGCGCCCCGGCCGCGAGCCGCTGCACGTGCATGTGATCGTCGGCTTTCTCGAAGTCGCGCAGGACTATGTGCTGCTCGAACTCTTCGAGAACGAACGACATTTGAAGAGTGACCGTGAAGAGCGCATTCACGATCTGACCGCGGTCAACAAGCAGCTGATCCGCAATCTCGCGCACGAAATCAAGAACCCGCTGGGCGGCATCCGCGGCGCGGCGCAATTGCTCGAGTTCGAGCTCGGCGCGCGCGAGCGCAATGATTTGCGCGAGTACACGCAGGTCATCGTCAAGGAGTCGGACCGGCTGCAGACGCTCGTCGATCGCTTGCTCGAACCGCATCGCCATCCGCATGTCGTCGGCGACGTGAACATCCACGAAGTGTGCGAGCGCGTGCGCGCGGTGATCCTCGCGGAGTTTCCGCGCGGCCTCACGATCGAGCGCGACTACGACGTGAGCCTGCCCGACTTTCGCGGCGACAAGGAGCAGCTGATCCAAGCGCTCCTCAATATCGTGCGCAATGCGGCGCAAGCGCTGCGCGAGCGGATTTCACAGGGCGATGCGCGCATCGAGCTGCGCACGCGGATCGCGCGCAAGATCACGATCGCCAAGCGCCTTTGCAAGCTGGCACTGGACTTGCATGTCATTGACAACGGGCCCGGCATTCCCGAAGACATTCGCGACCGAATTTTTTATCCGCTCGTGTCGGGGCGCGAGGACGGCAGCGGTCTCGGGCTCACGCTCGCTCAGACCTTCGTGCAGCAGCACGATGGACTGATCGAAGTGGAAAGCCGCCCGGGACACACCGAGTTTCAGATTTTGCTTCCGCTCGATACCTGA